In Carassius auratus strain Wakin chromosome 36, ASM336829v1, whole genome shotgun sequence, the following are encoded in one genomic region:
- the LOC113054977 gene encoding uncharacterized protein LOC113054977: protein MATENITASENQEELSLFIAKDDKVLSFLEKNRGSSGARTRGIVCPESLPWRNLCISSSKGHGRESKCYLLRNGCYLQVGYWPYLSKVADNFTDMQPLMEMRPFLSVVHAKAHTAKCEETSLIHVRVKQSVEDKVHQDITAQQWVCDVQQWAVTEPGSTTQQGATKDLRAEIESIIVALLRKKQDLYRQHDSNQTRQRKRRKIRVLKTN from the exons ATGGCAACCGAAAACATTACCGCTTCCGAAAATCAAGAGG AACTGAGCTTGTTTATAGCCAAAGATGACAAAGTTCTGAGCTTTCTGGAGAAAAACAGAGGAAGCAGCGGGGCAAGA ACACGTGGTATTGTGTGCCCTGAATCACTACCATGGAGAAATCTTTGCATATCCAGTTCAAAAGGACATGGCAGAGAGAGCAAATGTTACCTTCTTCGCAATGGATGTTATCTGCAA GTAGGCTACTGGCCCTACCTAAGCAAGGTGGCTGATAATTTCACCGATATGCAGCCGTTGATGGAAATGAGACCATTTCTGAGTGTCGTGCATGCCAAAGCACACACAGCAAAATGCGAG GAGACTTCACTGATACATGTGAGAGTTAAGCAGAGTGTGGAGGATAAAGTACATCAGGATATCACAGCACAGCAATGGGTGTGTGATGTTCAACAGTGGGCAGTAACAG AGCCAGGGAGCACAACACAACAGGGAGCAACCAAGGATCTCAGGGCTGAGATAGAAAGTATCATAGTGGCCCTGCTACGCAAGAAACAGGACCTCTATCGTCAGCATG ATAGCAACCAGACCagacaaagaaagagaagaaaaataagagtattaaaaacaaactaa